The proteins below come from a single Mucilaginibacter mali genomic window:
- a CDS encoding universal stress protein gives MKTYLVPVDFSDAAKNAAHFAAQLSHQTDTSDIILMNAFYISPYETLLPNPDMLMLREQEIEEDAAKRIKKLNKLKKKLETEVREGVNVRIRLNRSHLLRAVVDTVIEENVDLVFLGSKGNSSAGVPGIGSHVINVSKASPAPIIVVPPGYQYSLIDKAVIACDFKQVTENMPMEILHKLLGNQQINLMVLNIDNEGKHATADAEQKAQETALHGMLKQYRPQYHYVASPDVIEGILNFAGGHNAQLVIALPHKYSFFQSLLHSSISQQLASNSEIPVLLLK, from the coding sequence ATGAAAACATACCTTGTACCTGTCGATTTTTCCGACGCTGCTAAAAACGCTGCCCACTTTGCCGCCCAACTCAGCCACCAAACCGATACCTCGGATATCATCCTGATGAACGCCTTTTATATTTCGCCTTACGAAACCCTGCTGCCTAATCCCGATATGCTGATGCTACGTGAGCAGGAGATAGAGGAAGACGCCGCCAAACGGATCAAAAAACTAAATAAGTTAAAAAAGAAGTTAGAGACCGAAGTCCGCGAGGGCGTAAATGTCCGCATCCGCCTGAACCGGAGCCACCTGTTAAGAGCTGTGGTTGATACCGTGATTGAAGAAAATGTTGACCTGGTATTTTTAGGCAGCAAGGGCAATAGCAGCGCCGGCGTGCCGGGTATTGGCAGCCATGTTATCAATGTATCAAAGGCCAGTCCGGCGCCAATCATTGTTGTTCCGCCAGGTTATCAATACAGCCTGATAGATAAAGCCGTCATTGCCTGCGATTTTAAGCAGGTGACCGAAAATATGCCGATGGAGATATTGCACAAGCTATTAGGCAATCAACAGATTAACCTGATGGTGTTAAATATAGATAATGAAGGTAAACACGCCACCGCCGATGCCGAACAAAAAGCCCAGGAAACCGCGCTACATGGCATGTTAAAGCAATACCGCCCCCAATACCATTACGTAGCATCACCCGATGTTATTGAAGGGATATTGAACTTTGCCGGCGGGCATAATGCCCAACTGGTCATCGCGCTGCCGCATAAGTACAGCTTCTTCCAATCGCTGCTGCATAGCAGTATATCGCAGCAACTGGCAAGTAATTCGGAGATACCTGTGTTGTTGTTGAAGTAG